Genomic segment of Polycladomyces abyssicola:
ACGTCCTGGGCCCAATCCTTGGCCCATGCCTGGGGCGTTCCGTTGATCGAGACGACGCACCAGGAAGGGCACATCGCCGCCGGTGAGGCAACAGCCGACCGAACATGGGATGCTGATCGCTTCCTGGCGGTTCATTTGTCCGGCGGAACCACGGATCTGTTGAATGTCAGCCGACGGGGAGCAGGATACGACATTGAGATGATTGGCGGGTCCAGTGATTTGCATGCCGGGCAATTGGTCGACCGGATCGGAGTGGCGATGGGGTTGCCGTTTCCCTCGGGACGACATGTGGAAGAATTGGCTTTGCGATATGACGGCCGGGAACAAGTCACCATCCCGTCGTCAGTAGACGGGTTGACCTGTTCATTTTCCGGGCCGCAGACAGCTTTGCTGCGGTTGTGGGAAAAACGAGCCGCATCCAAGGAAGCGCTGTCGTTTGCCGCATTGCGCTGTGTGGCCAACACGGTGGAAAAATTGCTTCAGCATGCGTTTGATCAAGGTTATCCGAAAAAAGTGCTGATCGTCGGGGGAGTGGCCGCCAACAGCCTGATTCGGGAGCGCTTGCGCAAACGATTGGAGCACCCTGCCGTCCGAGCCCGGTTGATATTTGCTGATCCGCGTTATTCAGGGGATAACGCCTACGGAGTGGCTCGAATCGGCCTTCGGGTGTTGAAGGGTTGACACGGTCGATGGTTGGATCCATGTAGCGGACGGGTGTGTTGGCCTGTCCGTTTTTGTTATGGAAGAGGGGAATTATCGGTTCTGCTCAGGATTTCCAGCCCTCTCGCACGTCCGATAGAAATTTTGGTACAATCATTCCGTGGAGTGCAAAAACACTTAAAACGACTATGCGAGTAAAAAAGGCCTTCTTGGATGGTTGCGGGTTACCACTCCGAATGCGGTGCTTGAGCCGTGTGGAGCAAGTCACATGGTTTAAGACGAGTGTGTGATTATGTTATCACCGGCTCGGTGAGATTCTAAAAGCTGGAGCTTGTCTCGCGGGCTTGGTCAACAGGGATGGCAATACTGATTGACGAAAAATAGGATGTCAGGTTGATTACAGGAAAAAGCGGAAACTTATTTTCCGAACAAATCGACGGATGATTTAAGAGAATGTCCATAAATACCAAAAGATAACCGCTTTTCCTATGGAGGAAAGTTCGTCATTCTCTTTACATGAAGAGGTCGAAGCGCTACACTGGGGAACGTAAAAGCTATCGTGGAAAAAGGGGAGGCACCAAAGTTGACAAAATCAGCGATCCTCATTGACGGAAAAGCGGTGGCGGCGTCGATTCGCCAAGAGTTGAAGGAACAGGTAAGCCGCATGAAAGAGCAGGGGGTTCATCCCGGATTGGCCGTGATTCTGGTCGGGAATGATCCCGCTTCTGAAACGTATGTGCGCGGCAAAGTGCGGGCCTGTGGAGAAGTGGGCATTCACTCCGAGCTGATCTGTTTGCCGGAATCGGTATCGGAGCAGGAATTGTTGGAACATGTGCAACGGTTGAACGTGGATGAGCGCATTCATGGCATATTGGTGCAGCTGCCGTTGCCGAAGCATATTTCGGAAGAAAAAGTGATCGACGCGATTGTGCCGGAAAAGGATGTAGATGGATTCCACCCGATCAGTGTCGGTAACTTGGTCATCGGCAAGCCGGGGTTTTTGCCCTGCACGCCGCATGGGATTATGGAATTGCTGCGGCGTTACGAGATTCCGCTCGCAGGGAAGCATGCGGTGGTGATCGGCCGCAGTAACATTGTGGGCAAACCGGTTTCATTGCTGTTGCAGCGAGAAAATGCCACGGTGACGATGTGCCATTCCAAAACGGTGGATCTGCCTTCTGTCGCACGCCAGGCTGACATCCTGATCGCCGCTGTGGGTAAACCGCAACTGGTCACGCGGGAGTATGTCAAACCGGGGGCGGTGGTGATCGACGTGGGCATCAACCGTACACCGGAAGGGAAATTGGTTGGAGATGTCCACTTTGATGAGGTGCGTGAAGTCGCCTCGTATATCACCCCGGTTCCGGGCGGCGTAGGTCCGATGACGATCGCGATGCTCTTGGTCAACACGGTGCAATCTGCCCAACGATTGTTGAGTTGAAATTACGATCTCGATCGTGTCAGATGATATGATATGGAGAGCGATGGCCTAGGGAGTGTCTGGTAATTCCGTGAGGGAGCAAATGCTTTCCCATGTGAGCGAAGACCTAAGCCTTGTCGAGCAATGACACAGAAAGCGCTGGAAAAAATCGCGGGCAAGTTTCTCTAAGCGAAGTACTTTGCCCGCGTCCTGCGCTCCGGGGCGGTACGGAAGACCAGCTTCGAGGGCGCAGGTGGAACGGGCCGGGAAAGCAATTGGCCAGTTTTCACCGGACACTGCTCCTAAATCCAGCGAGGAACGAGAGAAGTTCAACAGAATCGGACAGACCACGGTCTGAAGAAAGAGGGATGCGGTATGCTGGAGTTGCTGGAAGAAAACGAGCGCCCCATTTTTTCGGTGTCCGATCTGGTCGGATATTTGCGGATGCACGTGGAAGAAGATCCTGTGCTTTCCCAAGTGTGGGTCCGGGGCGAGATTTCCAACTTCCATCACCACCACCGGGGCCATATGTATTTTACGTTGAAAGACGAGGGCAGCAAAATCCGGGCGGTTATGTTTGCCGGAAACAACCGCCGCCTTCGTTTTGTGCCGAAGGACGGGGACGACGTACTTGTTCGCGGGTATTTGTCCGTGTACGAACGGGACGGACAAGTACAGCTGTATGTACAGGAGATGCAGCCCAACGGGGTGGGCGAGCTGTACGTGGCATTCCAGCAACTGAAAGACCGCTTGGAACAGGAAGGCCTGTTCGATCCTGCACACAAGAAACCGCTTCCTTTTTACCCGCGACGGGTGGGGGTGGTCACTGCTCCAGGCGGCGCGGTCATCCGGGATATCATCACCACGATCCGGCGTCGCTCCCCCAATATTCACATCTTGCTCCATCCCGTCCCCGTGCAGGGGGATGTAGCGGCCCGGAAGATTGCAGCTGCCATCGACCATTTCAATGAATGCGGAGAAGTTGACGTGATCATTGTTGGCCGAGGAGGCGGGTCGCTGGAGGAGTTGTGGGCATTCAATGAAGAAGTGGTGGCACGGAGCATTTTCCGTTCCCGGATTCCTGTCGTATCCGCAGTGGGGCATGAGACCGATGTGACCATCGCAGATTTTGTCGCCGATGTCCGGGCAGCGACACCCACTGCGGCGGCTGAACTCGTTTCTCCGCGGTGGGAGGAATTGCGCGATCGTCTCGCCACCTGCCAACAACGTCTGGTGAACGCGATGCATCGGCGGCTCCATTTCAGCAGGGACCGATTGGAGAGGCTGAAAAAACGGTCGGGTCTTCGTCAACCGGGCTCCCGTCTGATCCAATACGAACAGCGTCTGGACGATCTGGTTCACGACTTGCTTCGGGCGATGGCATCGCGTATGCGGGACGGACGGCGCGACCTGGAACAGCAGGCATACCGATTGTGGGTTCACCGACCGGCCGAGCGGGTCCGCGAATATCGCGCCCAATTGCAACAATGGAAAAAGAATTGCATCTCCCACATGCAACAACGCTGTCGCGTATACCGGGGCAATTGGGAGCGGTTGGTGGATCAATTGGATGCACTCAGTCCGTTGCGGGTAATGCGGCGCGGATATTCGCTGGTTTATCGTTACCGCGGGGAGGAGCTGATCCGAAGCGTGAGACAAGTGGAGCCGGGCGATTTGCTCGATGTGCGCGTCGCAGACGGTCGATTACAGTGCCAAGTATGGAAAAAGGAGGAGTCGGCTGATGGCGGAGACGAATGAAGCGCGTCAGTCTGTTGAATCCCTGCCTTTCGAGGAAGCGATGAAACGGCTGGAAACGGTGGTGGAACAGCTGGAGAGTGGAGAAGTACCGCTGGAAGAAGCGATCCGGCTATTTGAGGAAGGGATGCGACTTGCCAACCATTGCGGCAAGACATTGGATCGAGTGGAACAACAAGTTGAAATGCTGGTGCGTGAAAACGGTGATTGGGTGAAAAAGCCTTTCGGGACGGAGGAGGACATGGACTGAGGTGGAAACCGCGGAACAATACTTACAGGAAAAGGCCGGCATGGTGAACGATCGGCTGGCTCAATATGTTGAATCGTGGAATGATATTCCAAAGCAGTTGAAAGAATCCGTAGCGTATTCGCTGCTGGCCGGCGGCAAGCGTTTGCGGCCGGTTTTGGTGTTGGCGACGGCGGAATCGCTCGGAACGGAAGCGGAGCGGGCGCTTCCTTTTGCATGTGCGTTGGAGATGATTCATACGTACTCTCTGATTCACGATGATCTTCCGGCGATGGATGATGACGACTATCGGCGGGGGCGGCTGACCAACCACAAGGTATACGGGGAAGCGATGGCGATTTTGGCCGGAGATGCGTTGCTGACCAAAGCTTTCGGTTTGATGGCGGAAGGAGCGCTGGCGATCGGACTGCCGGGTGATACCGCTCTGAAACTGATCGCGGAAGCTTCCCGCCGTGCCGGAGCGGAAGGTATGGTGGGCGGTCAGGTGGATGACATCCTGCACGAGAATCAATCGGTCACTCTGGAAACCCTCCAATCGATTCACCGCCGCAAAACAGGCGACCTGATCACGTTCTCTGTCCGATTGGGCGGCATGGTGGCAGGAGCCAATGAAATACAATTGGAGAAGCTGACTCGTTTTGCCGAGGGATTGGGATTGGCGTTTCAGATTCAAGACGACATTCTGGATGTCATTGGTGACCGCGAGAAATTGGGGAAAGAGACCGGCAGCGACGAAGCGAGAAACAAAGCGACGTATCCTTCCTTGCTGGGTTTGTCCGCTTCGAAGGAACACCTTCGGAAAACGATTGAGGAAGCAAAAAGCTGGATTGAGGGAGAAACGTGGTTGAATACCCATACACTGCTGGGATTGGCTGATTTTTTGACGACACGCGACCGTTGATCGCCAGCGGCTTCATTGTCGGTCATCAGCGGATTATGTTATAATGGCCGTAAAACAGGAGTGGTGCAGTATTCTAGTCAGCCCACCTCCCCTGAAGGCGGGGCTAAAAATCCGCTAAAGGGCACATCGATGAAGTTCCTGGTGTTGGCTTTCGACGCCCAGTCGGGGGTTGATGCTGGGAGTTAAGGTTGAAGGGCGATCCACAAAGGCATGTGGGCGTTGACCCTTCTTCCGCGGAGGCCCAAGTGCGTGGCTCAACCGAAAGGAAGAGCGACGGCTTGGGGGATGAACCTACATGCGGGCACAACCACCTGTATGTAGCGTAGCCTGCCTTGAGTGACGTGCCGGGGATACGGCGTTTTGCCACCGCCGTTGAAAGGTGCGTTGCAAAAGAGGCTAGGGGGACGGCTCGGGCTGTTGAGGAAAACTCCTAGACTGTTTGCGGGATCGCAAGGCTACCCGGGGATTGAAGTGCGGACTAAGTGGCAATCCAGTCCGGCGATTGGCGACAACGCCGAAAAAGGTTGAAAGGGAAACCACCTGGTCGGCGACGACCGGGATACCTTTTTGGGAAATCCTACTGGACCTAAGCCGCAGGATTTACCCGGGTAGTCACCACTCCTTAGGCACTTTTTTGTTTTAGCTGATGAAAATGATCAAACTCGGCCATAGGCGGTCCGGGCAGATGTCATCTGCACCGGTCAAGCCGGAAAATCTGCCGGCCCGTAAGTGGCCGGCATTTTACTGTGATGGGAAGCGAGGGAATCAAACGTCTCGATGCGAACGGTGTTGAAACAATCCTTGCGCTGGGCAGCCACCATCAGTTTGGTGAGCGCATTGATGGCAATGGCACTCTCGGCTTCGTCCAACACGTTACTGCGGGGAGTGTCCTGGAGCGGCGGACTGTTGGTGGTACTTTTGATCATCGCCATTGGTGTGGTGTTTGATATGCTGGGCATCGCGGCAACGGCGGCTCGCGAAGCGCCGTTCCATTCGATGGCGGCCAAAAAAGTTCCAGGAGCTCGACATGCGATTGGGATTATTCGTCGTGCTGATCAGTTCTCCAACTTCTGTAACGACGTGGTGGGGGATATCAGCGGAATTTTGAGTGGTGCGGCGGCTTTTACAGTGATTACGGGACTCATTGTCACTTTTCATCTGGATGAAAGCCGCTGGTGGGTGGAAATGTTGATGGTGGCGACCATCTCGGCCCTCACAGTGGGGGGCAAGGCGTTGGGGAAAACTGTCTCCATCCGTTATGCCAACGACATCATTTTCCGGGTGGGGCAATTGTTTTACTTTCTGGAAACGCGATTTCATATCCGGTTGTTTGATGTGAAGAATAATAAGAAAAGAAAGCGAAAGCGAGGGGTTATTCATGCACCTCGATCAAATTGATTCACCGAAAAAACTGAAAGAGCTTCCCGTGGATCAATTACCGAAGTTGGCTGAAGAGATCCGTCAGTTTCTAATCGAAAGCCTGTCCAAGACCGGCGGCCATTTGGCGCCCAACCTGGGTGTGGTCGAGCTGACGCTGGCGCTTCATTACTTGTTCGACAGCCCCAAAGATAAGATCATCTGGGATGTGGGGCACCAGGCTTATGTGCACAAAATTTTGACCGGACGGAAAGACTTGTTCCCCACATTGCGCCAATATAAGGGATTATGCGGTTTTCCGAAGATGAGCGAAAGTGAACACGATGTATGGGAAACCGGTCACAGCAGTACCTCGCTTTCAGCGGCGATGGGGATGGCGGCAGCCCGCGATCTCAAAGGAGAAGACCATAAGGTGATCGCCGTCATCGGTGACGGGGCACTGACCGGCGGTATGGCCCTGGAAGCGATGAACCATATCGGTAACGAGAAAAAGGATTTGATTGTGGTTCTCAATGACAATGAGATGTCCATCTCACCCAACGTGGGTGCACTGCACAATTATTTGGGTCGGTTGCGCACCTATAAAGGGTACAAAAAAGCGAAGGAACTGGTGGAATACTGGCTGGAGAAAATGCCGTCCGGCGATACGTTCGCCAAGACGCTGGAACGCGTCAAGGACAGCATCAAATATTTGGTTGTCTCCGGAGTATTGTTTGAAAAGCTTGGCTTTACCTATCTCGGCCCGGTCGATGGCCACAAAATGGATGAATTGATGGAATGCCTGAGGCAGGCCGCCAAAACCAGTGGCCCTGTTTTGGTGCACGTCATTACCAAAAAGGGATACGGTTACAAACCGGCAGAAGAAAACTCGGTTGCCTACCACGGTGTAGGGGCATACAAAATCGAATCGGGCGAGTTCATGAAAAAAGCGGGCAAAGGACCTGATTACGCCAAAGTTTTTGGCAGTACGTTGGTCAAATTGGCTGAAAACGATCCGCGAATCGTGGCCATTACGCCGGCGATGCTGACCGGTTCCAAATTGGACGCATTTGCCGAGCGGTTCCCGGATCGTTGTTTCGACGTGGGTATCGCAGAGCAACATGCGACCACGTTTGCGGGAGGGTTGGCCACACAGGGAATGAAGCCCGTTTTGGCCATTTACTCCACGTTTTTGCAACGGGGGTACGATCAACTCATTCACGATGTGTGCCGTCAAAACCTGAACGTGGTAATCGCGGTGGACCGTGCCGGTTTGGTCGGTGCCGACGGTGAGACGCATCAGGGTGTGTACGATATCGCTTACATGCGCAGTGTACCGAATATTGTCATCATGATGCCCAAAGATGAG
This window contains:
- a CDS encoding O-sialoglycoprotein endopeptidase, whose protein sequence is MSTSRAVLGVDTSNYCTSMCLVDDEGNRLAEERQWLDVPQGERGLQQSRAVFQHVRRLPELFLRLPLDQVKVAAVAVSTAPRPQAGSYMPVFQVGTSWAQSLAHAWGVPLIETTHQEGHIAAGEATADRTWDADRFLAVHLSGGTTDLLNVSRRGAGYDIEMIGGSSDLHAGQLVDRIGVAMGLPFPSGRHVEELALRYDGREQVTIPSSVDGLTCSFSGPQTALLRLWEKRAASKEALSFAALRCVANTVEKLLQHAFDQGYPKKVLIVGGVAANSLIRERLRKRLEHPAVRARLIFADPRYSGDNAYGVARIGLRVLKG
- the folD gene encoding bifunctional methylenetetrahydrofolate dehydrogenase/methenyltetrahydrofolate cyclohydrolase FolD, whose translation is MTKSAILIDGKAVAASIRQELKEQVSRMKEQGVHPGLAVILVGNDPASETYVRGKVRACGEVGIHSELICLPESVSEQELLEHVQRLNVDERIHGILVQLPLPKHISEEKVIDAIVPEKDVDGFHPISVGNLVIGKPGFLPCTPHGIMELLRRYEIPLAGKHAVVIGRSNIVGKPVSLLLQRENATVTMCHSKTVDLPSVARQADILIAAVGKPQLVTREYVKPGAVVIDVGINRTPEGKLVGDVHFDEVREVASYITPVPGGVGPMTIAMLLVNTVQSAQRLLS
- the xseA gene encoding exodeoxyribonuclease VII large subunit; the encoded protein is MLELLEENERPIFSVSDLVGYLRMHVEEDPVLSQVWVRGEISNFHHHHRGHMYFTLKDEGSKIRAVMFAGNNRRLRFVPKDGDDVLVRGYLSVYERDGQVQLYVQEMQPNGVGELYVAFQQLKDRLEQEGLFDPAHKKPLPFYPRRVGVVTAPGGAVIRDIITTIRRRSPNIHILLHPVPVQGDVAARKIAAAIDHFNECGEVDVIIVGRGGGSLEELWAFNEEVVARSIFRSRIPVVSAVGHETDVTIADFVADVRAATPTAAAELVSPRWEELRDRLATCQQRLVNAMHRRLHFSRDRLERLKKRSGLRQPGSRLIQYEQRLDDLVHDLLRAMASRMRDGRRDLEQQAYRLWVHRPAERVREYRAQLQQWKKNCISHMQQRCRVYRGNWERLVDQLDALSPLRVMRRGYSLVYRYRGEELIRSVRQVEPGDLLDVRVADGRLQCQVWKKEESADGGDE
- the xseB gene encoding exodeoxyribonuclease VII small subunit, with protein sequence MAETNEARQSVESLPFEEAMKRLETVVEQLESGEVPLEEAIRLFEEGMRLANHCGKTLDRVEQQVEMLVRENGDWVKKPFGTEEDMD
- a CDS encoding polyprenyl synthetase family protein, whose amino-acid sequence is METAEQYLQEKAGMVNDRLAQYVESWNDIPKQLKESVAYSLLAGGKRLRPVLVLATAESLGTEAERALPFACALEMIHTYSLIHDDLPAMDDDDYRRGRLTNHKVYGEAMAILAGDALLTKAFGLMAEGALAIGLPGDTALKLIAEASRRAGAEGMVGGQVDDILHENQSVTLETLQSIHRRKTGDLITFSVRLGGMVAGANEIQLEKLTRFAEGLGLAFQIQDDILDVIGDREKLGKETGSDEARNKATYPSLLGLSASKEHLRKTIEEAKSWIEGETWLNTHTLLGLADFLTTRDR
- the dxs gene encoding 1-deoxy-D-xylulose-5-phosphate synthase — its product is MHLDQIDSPKKLKELPVDQLPKLAEEIRQFLIESLSKTGGHLAPNLGVVELTLALHYLFDSPKDKIIWDVGHQAYVHKILTGRKDLFPTLRQYKGLCGFPKMSESEHDVWETGHSSTSLSAAMGMAAARDLKGEDHKVIAVIGDGALTGGMALEAMNHIGNEKKDLIVVLNDNEMSISPNVGALHNYLGRLRTYKGYKKAKELVEYWLEKMPSGDTFAKTLERVKDSIKYLVVSGVLFEKLGFTYLGPVDGHKMDELMECLRQAAKTSGPVLVHVITKKGYGYKPAEENSVAYHGVGAYKIESGEFMKKAGKGPDYAKVFGSTLVKLAENDPRIVAITPAMLTGSKLDAFAERFPDRCFDVGIAEQHATTFAGGLATQGMKPVLAIYSTFLQRGYDQLIHDVCRQNLNVVIAVDRAGLVGADGETHQGVYDIAYMRSVPNIVIMMPKDENELQHMLYTAVQYDAGPIAVRFPRGTGMGVPMDTTFRTIPIGQSEVVRDGNDVALLAFGPMVALAEEAAEQLKREGISAKVINARFAKPLDETMLLELSRTGMPVITIEEGARMGGFGSAVLEFYADRNIHGMVIKNIAIPDYFVEHGSVEEQRQEVGLTVENIVQTVRSVAPAMPRKRQRA